The region GCTGATCTGTTCAAGTGCATTATGAATTTTAGGGGCTATTTTATCAGCATAGCTGGTGGGTTGTAGGCCATTGGCTGTTCGAACAAATAACGGGTCATTTAATTCTTCACGTAATTGCGCTAATACTTTGGAGACAAACGATTGCGAGCGTCCAAGTTGTTTAGCTGCTTTTTGTGTCGAACCCGATCTGTAAAGGGTGACAAACACATTGAGTGCATTCAGATCCATGATATACCGATAATTTAGAACAGTTTAAGTGCATATTACACTATAAATTCGTTCAGAACATTGAGACCAAAGTAAATAGTCTATTTGGAATATCGGTTATTCCGTTATTACAGTGAGACATTGTTAGTATTCAGCTTATATACAGTGGGGCATTGTTAGTATACCTCTATCTATTTTTACACTTTTAGGATCTTTATGACTGAAATGCCTGATAACGATACGGTAATACCAACGTTGATCAATAAGTTACCTCTCTTTGCACGAAAGCTTAGTTCTTTCATTCTAGTGCTATCTGTTATTGCAATAATGAGTTATTGCTTCTCTTTATTAACTCGAATTCATGGTCAGCAAATTTCAGAAGACTATTTTGTAAACGGTTACCCATCCATTTTAACGTTATTAGATTCAGAATTATTTATGGGTTTTATCTTTGTCGTAACCATCATGTTGATTTGTTATGTGCTGTATCTATTTTGGCAGTTGCATGAAGTGGCTG is a window of Shewanella donghaensis DNA encoding:
- a CDS encoding magnesium transporter; the protein is MTEMPDNDTVIPTLINKLPLFARKLSSFILVLSVIAIMSYCFSLLTRIHGQQISEDYFVNGYPSILTLLDSELFMGFIFVVTIMLICYVLYLFWQLHEVAVHKAEAMSSAHTQIVFALSLCGLFIDKTWWVLAIIIAFGRWDVLSNRLSSIISNGIKGDK